One window of Trinickia caryophylli genomic DNA carries:
- a CDS encoding ABC transporter substrate-binding protein, translating to MSILVVTACAAFAWLDAHAAEPPAKTLVYCSDASPAGFDTAQYTTSVENSAAGYTVYDRLLEFEHGGTRVEPGLAESWDISPDGKRYTFHLRRGVKFQTTAYFTPTREFDADDVMLTFERMLDPDNALRKAYPVSFPYVVDLGLDKNIAKIEKLDPYTVRFTLKAVDAPFLSELAMPFTSVLSAEYAEQLMTAGKAADLNRYPVGTGPFVFRGYTKDASIRFDGNRDYWKPGVVRLAKLIFEITPDAGVREEKLRRNECQVMTYPRPADVAALKADSRLQVPSQVGFNLGYLAYNTTRKPLDNVDVRRALDMAIDKQAIVEMVYQGAAQVASHPMPPTQWSYDPTVKDAPRDIAQAKRLLEKAGLKDGFELTLWAMPVQRAYNPNARLMAEMIQADWAKIGVKARIVSYEWGEYVKRARAGEHDAALLGWTGDNGDPDNWLGVLLGCASVKGGNFAKWCYKPFDDLIVKARETTAPAERAALYMRAQRIFAEQRPFTPIAHSVVYQPMRKEVTGFKIDPFGPTQFWNVGLR from the coding sequence ATGTCGATCCTCGTTGTCACCGCATGCGCGGCGTTCGCCTGGCTCGATGCGCATGCGGCTGAGCCCCCGGCGAAAACGCTCGTGTATTGCTCGGATGCGAGCCCGGCCGGCTTCGATACCGCGCAATACACGACAAGCGTCGAAAATTCGGCTGCGGGCTACACCGTCTATGACCGGCTGCTCGAATTCGAGCATGGCGGCACGAGAGTCGAGCCGGGCCTCGCCGAGTCCTGGGACATTTCCCCCGACGGCAAGCGCTATACGTTTCATCTGCGCCGCGGCGTGAAGTTTCAGACGACGGCGTACTTCACGCCCACACGCGAGTTCGACGCGGATGACGTCATGCTGACGTTCGAGCGCATGCTCGATCCCGACAATGCATTGCGCAAGGCGTATCCCGTATCGTTTCCGTACGTCGTCGATCTCGGGCTCGACAAGAACATCGCGAAAATCGAAAAGCTCGACCCCTACACGGTCCGCTTCACGTTGAAGGCCGTCGATGCGCCCTTTTTGTCCGAACTTGCGATGCCATTCACTTCGGTGCTGTCGGCCGAATACGCCGAACAGTTGATGACGGCGGGCAAGGCCGCCGATCTGAACCGCTATCCGGTCGGCACCGGGCCTTTCGTTTTCCGCGGCTATACGAAGGACGCGTCGATCCGCTTCGACGGCAATCGCGATTATTGGAAGCCGGGCGTCGTGCGCCTTGCCAAGCTCATCTTCGAGATCACTCCGGATGCGGGCGTACGAGAAGAGAAGCTGCGCCGCAACGAGTGCCAGGTGATGACCTACCCGCGCCCGGCCGACGTGGCGGCGCTGAAAGCCGATTCCCGCCTGCAGGTGCCCTCGCAGGTCGGTTTCAATCTCGGGTATCTGGCGTACAACACGACGAGAAAGCCGCTCGACAACGTGGATGTACGGCGTGCGCTCGACATGGCCATCGACAAGCAGGCGATCGTCGAGATGGTCTATCAGGGCGCCGCGCAGGTGGCGAGCCACCCGATGCCGCCCACGCAATGGTCCTACGATCCGACGGTGAAGGACGCGCCGCGCGACATCGCGCAAGCGAAGCGCCTGCTGGAGAAGGCGGGGTTGAAGGACGGCTTCGAGTTGACGCTGTGGGCCATGCCGGTTCAGCGCGCGTACAACCCGAACGCGCGGCTCATGGCCGAGATGATCCAGGCCGATTGGGCGAAGATCGGCGTCAAGGCGAGAATCGTGAGCTACGAATGGGGCGAATACGTGAAGCGTGCGCGTGCCGGTGAGCACGACGCGGCGCTGCTCGGGTGGACCGGCGACAACGGCGACCCGGACAACTGGCTCGGTGTGCTGCTCGGCTGCGCGTCCGTGAAGGGCGGCAATTTCGCCAAGTGGTGCTACAAGCCCTTCGACGATCTGATCGTCAAGGCCCGCGAGACGACCGCTCCGGCCGAGCGTGCCGCGCTGTATATGCGCGCACAACGGATTTTCGCTGAACAACGGCCGTTCACGCCGATCGCGCACTCGGTCGTCTATCAGCCGATGCGCAAGGAGGTGACCGGGTTCAAGATCGATCCGTTTGGGCCGACGCAGTTTTGGAATGTGGGATTGCGGTAG
- a CDS encoding YcaO-like family protein translates to MPSTKQGILDAATLASTESSIVSGLWLSRAAVSIKTAFSARLPIFGFASDFNRNLSEWKATFEMIEHLAFHPAKPILGEDVELYEHSAISSPRLASLATEDILLGASLHGAALHGNGCAIHTDCHRAVAHARNEVLERHYCCEMWYRRSVGMRPIWQARSSGRASDVHLRAYRLEVPIEGFLVIATAESEELPFFAIGAGIRNSLIAACSHAVGEVAVAYEDAKLERSGYAATVAARSNILSLRDREQFHERKRYFLSLSSHPASAHTIPLVPSVYSFSVLGEFHAARASTKDLLTPRQFHNHNTDVPVLPIF, encoded by the coding sequence ATGCCGTCAACTAAGCAAGGGATTTTGGACGCTGCGACACTCGCTTCGACAGAGAGCTCGATCGTCTCCGGATTATGGCTTTCTCGTGCTGCGGTCTCAATCAAAACGGCGTTTTCTGCGAGGTTACCGATATTTGGGTTTGCATCTGACTTCAACCGGAACCTCAGCGAATGGAAAGCAACGTTCGAAATGATCGAACACCTTGCATTCCATCCCGCGAAACCGATTCTCGGCGAGGACGTCGAACTATACGAGCACTCAGCTATCAGCTCCCCGCGGTTGGCATCCCTGGCGACGGAGGACATACTTCTCGGTGCGTCGTTGCATGGCGCTGCATTGCACGGCAACGGGTGTGCAATACACACCGACTGTCACCGTGCCGTAGCCCATGCCCGAAACGAGGTACTCGAGCGCCACTATTGCTGCGAGATGTGGTACCGGCGCTCCGTTGGCATGAGGCCAATCTGGCAGGCTCGTTCATCGGGGCGTGCGTCAGACGTTCACCTGCGGGCTTATCGCCTTGAGGTTCCGATAGAGGGTTTCCTGGTGATTGCGACCGCTGAATCCGAGGAGCTTCCCTTTTTTGCTATCGGGGCAGGGATACGGAACTCGCTGATTGCCGCATGCTCGCACGCGGTCGGCGAAGTAGCGGTTGCATACGAGGATGCCAAACTGGAACGAAGCGGGTACGCGGCGACGGTCGCCGCAAGAAGCAATATCCTGTCGCTGCGAGATAGAGAACAATTCCACGAGCGCAAGCGCTACTTCTTGTCTCTGAGCTCGCACCCGGCTAGCGCTCACACGATTCCCCTAGTGCCGTCGGTCTATTCGTTTAGCGTCTTAGGTGAGTTCCATGCGGCACGCGCATCAACAAAGGATCTGCTTACGCCTAGGCAATTCCATAATCACAACACCGACGTCCCGGTGCTCCCGATTTTTTGA
- a CDS encoding aKG-HExxH-type peptide beta-hydroxylase, with the protein MIIFDIYPNSKSAIAALRTHTLRMQRSILHLLRCLPATFDFGASSLDDIEMKISSSAGLPVEVHYLHNVLIHAMRQGDLDTSRIIARKLVHVLDGAPISHKLQIESIGTDSWEGQAICRATQVARKETGLDAIAEPLTEQEELSHRGHIENALNILYLHQPEMHTEIISLVRSIKLFSGKITQGLTDTTVFGEIYIRTPRPCLSPDLYYVEHIVHEASHTYLNCLMAADPIVLNDKAATFASPLRSDPRPMYGVFHATFVASRMALSFREIYDKTCDERYIKLLAEVTDEAIRGLETIEHHASLTPMGRQLTSSMIELTDRIIQLSQLRKFDFDRKQPHRCGAGEARFLRLKELVNAVN; encoded by the coding sequence ATGATTATTTTCGACATCTATCCAAACTCGAAATCCGCAATCGCAGCGCTCCGCACGCACACGCTCAGAATGCAACGCAGCATACTGCATTTGCTTCGCTGCTTACCCGCAACTTTCGACTTCGGCGCGTCAAGTCTCGATGACATTGAGATGAAAATTTCATCTTCTGCAGGTTTACCGGTCGAGGTTCATTATCTTCATAACGTATTAATTCACGCGATGCGGCAAGGCGACCTCGACACTTCACGCATAATTGCGCGCAAGCTTGTCCATGTACTCGATGGAGCGCCAATCAGCCATAAGCTTCAGATAGAATCGATAGGCACCGACAGCTGGGAGGGCCAAGCAATCTGCCGAGCGACGCAAGTGGCGCGGAAGGAGACCGGCCTTGACGCAATAGCCGAGCCCCTCACCGAACAAGAGGAATTATCGCATAGAGGGCACATCGAAAATGCGCTGAACATCCTTTATCTCCATCAGCCCGAGATGCATACCGAGATAATAAGCTTGGTTCGATCGATCAAGTTGTTCTCCGGAAAAATCACACAAGGGCTCACTGACACGACCGTGTTTGGTGAGATCTATATACGTACGCCACGTCCGTGTTTGTCTCCTGACTTGTACTACGTTGAGCATATCGTGCATGAGGCGTCGCACACGTACTTAAACTGTCTCATGGCAGCAGATCCGATCGTGCTGAACGACAAAGCGGCAACGTTTGCATCACCGCTGAGATCGGACCCTCGTCCCATGTACGGCGTATTTCACGCCACGTTCGTCGCTTCGCGTATGGCCCTTTCATTTCGAGAGATTTACGATAAAACTTGCGACGAAAGGTATATCAAGCTACTTGCCGAAGTGACTGATGAGGCAATCAGAGGACTCGAGACGATCGAGCACCATGCGTCTCTTACTCCGATGGGCAGGCAGCTCACCTCATCAATGATAGAACTTACCGACCGCATTATTCAGCTATCTCAGTTAAGGAAGTTTGATTTTGATCGCAAGCAGCCGCACCGGTGCGGTGCCGGAGAAGCAAGATTCCTTAGATTGAAGGAGCTTGTTAATGCCGTCAACTAA
- a CDS encoding aKG-HExxH-type peptide beta-hydroxylase, which yields MDYLRTDVAKTALKTLFFVRPSADHARVLARSFDLKIQGSILRLVHEYTQRCSSPVDPSHLADKLSRCQMTPEVHYRHHKLQNAMRASDLPGVNRHVLGLCRAIYDASVWPRPASVSSLRDSEWEKFSIEEAALATLREQNEKEEITAIPCTRIAACIGHIHNAMKMIQLAGSDLSSEFKTHVSNVRLFRARVTQGFSDARIMGAMFIRDCGPHPSPSYYYYEHLIHEMAHMQLNCMFALDSLLISDRSQKLCSPLRADLRPLFGVFHATFVSAKVAHALHALYSTNHSEDLRHSLAQVMNELLLGIDAMSRYEFTPHGNELLSEFRDIAASISSDKMWIRYDPTVCRPHRWHGKQTCATRFAAFISNPSFHKIK from the coding sequence ATGGATTATCTACGTACCGATGTGGCGAAAACGGCATTAAAGACGTTATTCTTTGTGCGCCCATCAGCTGATCACGCAAGAGTCTTGGCCCGCAGCTTTGATCTAAAGATCCAAGGAAGCATTCTCAGGCTGGTTCACGAATACACGCAAAGGTGTTCATCCCCGGTCGATCCAAGCCACTTGGCTGATAAGCTATCGCGCTGTCAAATGACACCGGAAGTGCATTATCGTCACCATAAGCTGCAAAATGCGATGCGTGCGTCTGATTTGCCCGGGGTCAACCGACATGTTCTCGGCCTTTGCAGGGCAATTTACGATGCATCAGTATGGCCACGACCAGCGTCGGTATCGTCGCTCCGGGACAGCGAGTGGGAAAAATTCTCGATTGAGGAAGCAGCCTTAGCGACGCTTAGGGAGCAGAACGAAAAAGAAGAAATCACCGCTATACCTTGCACCAGGATCGCCGCATGCATCGGGCACATCCACAATGCAATGAAAATGATTCAACTCGCCGGATCCGATCTCTCTTCCGAATTTAAAACGCATGTATCGAATGTAAGACTGTTCCGCGCACGTGTAACGCAGGGATTCAGCGACGCCCGAATAATGGGTGCCATGTTCATACGCGATTGCGGACCGCACCCCAGCCCGTCTTATTACTACTACGAACATCTGATACATGAGATGGCACATATGCAGCTGAACTGCATGTTCGCTCTTGACAGTCTACTGATTAGCGATCGTTCGCAAAAGCTCTGCTCCCCGCTTCGCGCCGACCTTAGGCCACTATTCGGCGTCTTTCATGCGACATTTGTTTCCGCCAAGGTGGCGCATGCACTGCATGCACTTTACTCAACGAACCACAGCGAAGATCTACGCCATTCACTCGCTCAAGTGATGAACGAGTTGCTTCTTGGAATCGACGCGATGAGTCGCTACGAGTTTACTCCGCATGGAAACGAGCTACTGTCCGAGTTCCGAGACATAGCCGCCTCCATATCTTCCGACAAGATGTGGATACGATACGACCCGACAGTGTGCCGGCCGCATAGATGGCACGGGAAACAGACGTGCGCCACCCGTTTCGCAGCGTTTATCTCCAACCCAAGCTTCCACAAAATCAAATGA
- a CDS encoding ABC transporter substrate-binding protein — MMQDSLVRAARATAFAAAALAVSLGAATISQAATIPNKTLVYCSEGSPAGFDPAQYTTSVDFTANTFTSYNRLVEFARGSTKIEPGLAEKWDVSPDGKTYTFHLRHGVKFQTTSFFKPTREFNADDVVFTFERMLDPNQPFRKAYPVSFPYFTDMGLDKLIKKIEKVDPYTVRFVLNDVNAPFLQNMGMEYASILSAEYADQLLKAGKAADINQYPVGTGPFIFRSYTKDSAIRFDGNPDYWKPNAVKVSKLIFSITTDSSVRAQKIKRNECQIMSYPKPADLATLKSDANVDMASQAGFNLGYLAYNVQHKPLDNVDVRRALDMAINKKAIVESVYQGAGQAATNPMPPTQWSYDKNLKAAAYDPAKAKALLAKAGFPNGFEIALWAMPVQRPYNPNAKLMAEMIQSDWAKIGVKAKIVTYEWGEYIKRGHAGDQDAYLIGWTGDNGDPDNWLGTLLGCEAINGNNFSKWCYKPFDELVQKGRTTTDQAKRTKYYEEAQKIFADQLPFSPIAHSTVYQPTTKAVVDMKIDPLGYTRFDGVGMK; from the coding sequence ATGATGCAAGACAGCCTGGTGCGCGCCGCGCGAGCGACCGCTTTCGCAGCCGCAGCCCTGGCGGTGTCTCTCGGCGCCGCGACGATCTCGCAAGCCGCGACGATTCCGAACAAGACGCTCGTTTACTGCTCCGAGGGCAGCCCCGCCGGCTTCGATCCGGCTCAATACACGACGAGCGTCGATTTCACCGCGAACACCTTCACGAGCTATAACCGCCTCGTCGAATTTGCCCGCGGCAGCACGAAGATCGAGCCGGGCCTCGCGGAAAAGTGGGATGTCTCGCCCGACGGCAAGACCTATACGTTCCATCTGCGGCACGGCGTCAAATTCCAGACGACGTCCTTCTTCAAGCCGACGCGCGAATTCAACGCCGACGACGTCGTCTTTACGTTCGAGCGCATGCTCGATCCGAACCAGCCGTTCCGCAAGGCCTACCCGGTGTCGTTTCCGTACTTCACCGACATGGGCCTCGACAAGCTGATCAAGAAAATCGAGAAGGTCGACCCCTACACCGTCCGCTTCGTGCTCAACGACGTCAACGCGCCGTTCCTGCAGAACATGGGCATGGAATACGCGTCGATTCTCTCTGCCGAATACGCCGATCAATTGCTGAAAGCGGGCAAGGCAGCCGACATCAATCAATACCCGGTCGGCACGGGCCCCTTCATCTTCCGCAGCTATACGAAGGATTCCGCGATCCGCTTCGACGGCAACCCCGACTACTGGAAGCCGAATGCGGTCAAGGTTTCGAAGCTCATTTTCTCGATCACGACCGACTCGAGCGTGCGCGCGCAGAAGATCAAGCGCAACGAATGCCAGATCATGAGCTATCCGAAGCCGGCCGATCTCGCCACGCTCAAGAGCGATGCGAATGTCGACATGGCGTCGCAAGCAGGCTTCAACCTCGGCTATCTTGCTTATAACGTGCAGCACAAGCCGCTCGACAACGTCGATGTGCGGCGTGCGCTCGACATGGCGATCAACAAGAAGGCGATCGTCGAGTCGGTCTATCAGGGCGCGGGCCAGGCCGCGACGAACCCGATGCCGCCCACGCAGTGGTCGTACGACAAGAACCTGAAGGCCGCAGCGTACGATCCGGCGAAGGCCAAGGCGCTGCTTGCCAAGGCCGGCTTTCCGAACGGCTTCGAAATCGCGCTCTGGGCCATGCCGGTGCAGCGCCCGTACAACCCGAACGCCAAGCTGATGGCCGAGATGATCCAGTCCGACTGGGCCAAGATCGGCGTGAAGGCCAAGATCGTCACGTATGAGTGGGGCGAGTACATCAAGCGCGGCCACGCGGGCGATCAGGACGCCTATCTGATCGGCTGGACCGGCGACAACGGCGACCCCGACAACTGGCTCGGCACGCTGCTCGGCTGCGAGGCCATCAACGGCAACAACTTCTCGAAGTGGTGCTACAAGCCGTTCGACGAACTCGTCCAGAAGGGCCGCACGACGACGGATCAGGCCAAGCGCACGAAGTACTACGAGGAGGCCCAGAAGATCTTCGCCGATCAGCTCCCGTTCTCGCCGATCGCGCACTCGACCGTCTATCAGCCGACGACGAAGGCCGTCGTCGACATGAAGATCGACCCGCTCGGCTATACCCGCTTTGACGGTGTCGGCATGAAGTGA